One segment of Thermococcus profundus DNA contains the following:
- a CDS encoding ACT domain-containing protein yields the protein MWGKIEHYFDEYPVRKVIAKTLLKYGLRVSDDLKIKAGDIEVPYTKIAKALDVDRRVVKETVGMILKIPELKEIYTNLEPTVHMKYVGRHVGYGVIEIEPEPRAVGILAKIAQKIADRGINIVQVVAEDPELYPEATLTIITEKPIPGDLINELSKLEGVKRISIY from the coding sequence ATGTGGGGAAAGATCGAGCATTACTTTGATGAGTATCCAGTGAGGAAGGTTATAGCGAAAACCCTGCTCAAGTACGGCCTCAGGGTCTCCGATGACCTGAAGATAAAGGCAGGCGACATCGAGGTCCCCTACACGAAGATCGCAAAGGCCCTGGACGTTGACAGAAGGGTGGTCAAGGAGACCGTCGGGATGATACTCAAGATACCCGAGCTCAAGGAGATATACACCAACCTCGAGCCGACGGTTCACATGAAGTACGTTGGAAGGCACGTTGGCTACGGCGTCATCGAGATTGAACCCGAGCCGAGGGCCGTTGGAATACTGGCAAAGATAGCTCAGAAGATCGCGGACAGGGGAATAAACATCGTCCAGGTTGTCGCAGAGGATCCGGAGCTCTATCCAGAGGCTACCCTCACGATAATCACCGAGAAGCCGATACCGGGGGATCTCATAAACGAGCTCTCAAAGCTTGAGGGAGTCAAGAGGATTTCAATCTACTGA